One Solanum pennellii chromosome 10, SPENNV200 genomic region harbors:
- the LOC107001739 gene encoding transcription factor bHLH162-like has protein sequence MERRLKSKLAPKLERKYVEKNRRNHMKNLCNQLHSMLPTHSSTSKETTMTVPDQIDAAVKHIETLKMNLEKNKKHLEELKMGPKKAQSLNQTNEPGPITKSPPQIEFHEMGPNMVVVLINGLDNIATFNNIIRLCHKEGVEVVSTSFKLNGNSTLQISHEPKVQINRSSPMEFKATSLCDKMKELIYGPSCNNDIESNQHLWDYIIESGLIEFNTIDLPPIESHMKNIYETPSFF, from the exons atggaaagacGGTTGAAGTCTAAATTAGCTCCAAAATTAGAAAGGAAATATGTGGAGAAAAATAGAAGGAATCATATGAAGAATTTATGTAATCAACTTCATTCCATGCTCCCTACTCATTCATCTACCTCTAAG GAAACAACAATGACAGTGCCTGATCAAATAGATGCAGCAGTGAAACACATTGAAACCTTGAAAATGAATTTAGAGAAGAACAAGAAGCACTTGGAAGAATTGAAAATGGGCCCAAAGAAGGCCCAATCACTCAATCAAACTAATGAGCCCGGCCCAATCACAAAGTCACCACCTCAGATTGAATTCCATGAAATGGGCCCAAACATGGTCGTGGTTTTAATAAATGGCCTTGATAATATAGCCACTTTTAATAACATCATTAGATTGTGCCATAAAGAAGGTGTTGAGGTTGTGTCTACAAGCTTTAAACTCAATGGAAACTCTACACTACAAATTTCTCATGAACCTAAG GTACAAATCAATAGAAGTTCACCAATGGAATTTAAGGCTACAAGTCTTTGTGATAAGATGAAGGAGTTGATTTATGGACCATCTTGTAACAATGACATTGAATCAAACCAACATCTATGGGACTACATTATTGAATCTGGACTTATAGAATTTAATACAATAGATTTACCACCAATAGAAAgtcatatgaaaaatatttatgaaactCCAAGCTTTTTCTAA
- the LOC107002669 gene encoding probable serine/threonine-protein kinase At1g54610 has protein sequence MGCVCCKLSRQVKGRRDGQKKRELDKGVSAVSSKREKSFRVKEKLENGDISVGSFDRKPNGSKRVGDNHHKKLEVFPKAMEGELIAAGWPSSLAAVAGEAINGWIPRKADTFEKLDKIGQGTYSSVYKARDLVNDKVVALKRVRFEKMDPESIRFMAREIVILRRLDHPNIIKLEGLIVSRTSCSLYLVFEYMEHDLTGLAALPGIKFTEPQVKCYMRQLLSGLDHCHNQGVLHRDIKGSNLLIDNHGTLKIADFGLANFFDNQQSVPLTSRVVTLWYRPPELLLGASHYGTAVDLWSTGCILGELYVAKPIMPGRTEVEQLHKIFKLCGSPTEEYWKKTKLSYSAVFKPIQPYKRCIGERFKELPPSAVGLLETLLSIDPALRGTAVGALESEFFTTKPFACDPSSLPTYPPSKEIDAKLREEEARRRGTTNGSKERQAVPAPARDANAKLASSMQRRQSSSNPKSQSDRFNPSKEAVARFPNDPPKQSQAVKETGKDQMENLSDRFSAKDHLDDLSETFSHSVPLALGVFGKKYDDISIGPNRADLSDLVASRSVVSADSRDRCVQLQSAHQVERTARLLDEHSRKQDQDQKYFKQNFASSHQFESGRTCTKEANLHDHSDKGNKIHYSGSLLVASNKVDQMLKDRDRHIQEAARRARLEKARAGQAHAPARSNVKNM, from the exons ATGGGTTGTGTTTGTTGTAAACTTTCCCGACAGGTGAAAGGTCGTCGGGATGGCCAAAAGAAGAGAGAGTTAGATAAAGGGGTATCAGCTGTGAGttcaaagagagaaaaaagtTTTAGGGTGAAAGAGAAATTGGAGAATGGTGATATAAGTGTTGGTTCATTCGACAGGAAGCCTAATGGATCTAAAAGGGTCGGGGACAATCACCATAAGAAGCTTGAAGTTTTCCCAAAAGCAATGGAAGGAGAGTTGATTGCTGCTGGATGGCCTTCTTCGCTTGCTGCAGTAGCCGGTGAAGCTATTAATGGTTGGATTCCTCGCAAGGCTGAtacttttgagaaattagaCAAG ATTGGCCAAGGGACTTATAGTAGTGTATACAAGGCTCGTGACCTGGTTAATGATAAAGTCGTTGCACTTAAAAGAGTAAGGTTTGAAAAAATGGATCCTGAAAGTATCAGATTTATGGCAAGGGAGATTGTTATTCTGCGAAGGCTTGATCATCCAAATATCATCAAATTGGAAGGCTTGATCGTATCAAGAACATCTTGTAGTTTGTACCTTGTATTTGAGTACATGGAACATGATCTCACTGGACTGGCAGCTCTTCCCGGTATTAAATTTACAGAGCCACAG GTTAAATGTTACATGCGGCAGCTTTTAAGTGGACTTGACCATTGCCACAATCAGGGTGTTCTGCATCGGGACATTAAGGGTTCTAATCTTCTCATTGACAATCATGGCACTTTAAAGATTGCAGATTTTGGGTTGGCAAACTTTTTCGATAACCAGCAAAGTGTTCCATTAACAAGCCGTGTTGTGACTCTTTGGTATCGACCACCAGAGCTCTTACTTGGAGCAAGTCATTATGGAACTGCAGTAGACTTGTGGAGTACTGGCTGCATTCTCGGAGAATTATATGTTGCCAAGCCCATAATGCCCGGTAGGACAGAG GTGGAACAACTACATAAGATCTTTAAGCTTTGTGGTTCACCAACTGAGGAATATTGGAAGAAAACAAAACTATCTTATTCAGCAGTATTTAAACCTATACAGCCTTACAAGCGGTGTATTGGCGAAAGATTTAAGGAGCTTCCTCCATCTGCCGTGGGGTTACTGGAGACATTACTTTCTATAGATCCTGCACTTAGAGGAACCGCAGTTGGGGCTCTTGAGAGTGAG TTCTTCACCACAAAGCCATTTGCTTGTGACCCTTCAAGTTTGCCAACATACCCTCCCAGCAAGGAAATTGATGCAAAACTGCGGGAAGAGGAAGCTAGAAG ACGAGGGACTACAAATGGATCAAAAGAACGTCAAGCAGTTCCAGCACCAGCACGTGATGCTAATGCCAAGCTGGCTAGCTCAATGCAG AGGAGGCAGAGCAGTTCCAATCCTAAGAGCCAAAGTGACCGTTTCAATCCCTCGAAGGAAGCTGTTGCTCGTTTTCCAAATGATCCTCCTAAACAATCACAAGCAGTGAAAGAAACTGGGAAAGATCAAATGGAGAATCTTTCAGATAGATTTTCAGCCAAAGATCACCTCGATGATCTTTCAGAGACATTTTCTCATTCAGTCCCTCTGGCTCTAGGGGTATTTGGGAAGAAATATGATGATATCTCCATTGGTCCCAACAGAGCAGACTTGTCAGACTTAGTAGCATCCAGGTCCGTTGTGTCAGCAGACAGTCGAGATAGATGTGTTCAGCTACAATCAGCCCATCAAGTAGAAAGGACAGCACGGCTTCTAGACGAACATTCAAGGAAGCAGGATCAGGATCAGAAGTATTTCAAGCAGAACTTTGCCAGTTCTCATCAATTTGAAAGTGGAAGGACTTGTACAAAGGAGGCAAATctg CATGACCATAGTGACAAGGGAAACAAAATCCATTATTCTGGTTCACTTCTAGTTGCATCAAATAAAGTGGATCAAATGCTTAAAGATCGCGATCGTCACATTCAGGAAGCTGCTCGACGAGCAAGGCTCGAGAAGGCACGAGCAGGTCAGGCTCACGCTCCAGCGCGAAGTAATGTGAAAAACATGTAA